The following are encoded together in the Kribbella voronezhensis genome:
- a CDS encoding collagen-like protein produces the protein MELDHYLESVRRSVENATALADDQTRSVAQRLGATLDDAGRLALISALSDAAGEISRELSPGSVELRMAGGRPEFVVTPAPSQLTSSDDDLDDEAADREAVAEEIAPDADEPTARITLRLPVSVKNKVDEAAATEGISSNAWLMRTVMTALTGDRGRRGGPRPPRPPRAPRGGFFGPDGPLGPDGPLGPDGVFGPDGVFGPDGPFGPDGVFGERDKRGDRDRRRDGRRDNHGRRGGRGPGQQMTGWAQ, from the coding sequence ATGGAACTTGACCACTACCTCGAGTCGGTCCGCCGTAGCGTGGAGAACGCCACCGCACTGGCCGACGACCAAACCCGCTCCGTGGCCCAGCGCCTCGGTGCCACGCTGGATGACGCGGGCCGCCTGGCCCTCATCTCAGCCCTGTCCGACGCCGCCGGTGAGATCAGCCGTGAGCTGTCGCCCGGTTCGGTCGAGCTCCGGATGGCCGGTGGCCGTCCCGAGTTCGTGGTCACGCCGGCTCCGAGCCAGCTGACCAGCTCCGACGACGACCTGGACGACGAGGCCGCCGACCGCGAGGCCGTCGCCGAGGAGATCGCCCCGGACGCCGACGAGCCGACCGCGCGGATCACGCTGCGCCTGCCGGTCTCGGTGAAGAACAAGGTGGACGAAGCCGCCGCGACCGAGGGCATCTCCTCGAACGCCTGGCTGATGCGCACCGTGATGACCGCGCTGACCGGCGATCGTGGCCGCCGCGGTGGCCCCCGGCCGCCCCGCCCGCCGCGCGCACCGCGAGGCGGCTTCTTCGGCCCCGACGGTCCGCTCGGACCGGACGGCCCGCTGGGACCCGACGGAGTCTTCGGCCCGGACGGTGTGTTCGGACCTGACGGCCCGTTCGGACCCGACGGCGTCTTCGGCGAGCGCGACAAGCGCGGCGACCGCGACCGGCGGCGCGACGGCCGCCGGGACAACCACGGACGCCGCGGTGGACGCGGTCCGGGCCAGCAGATGACGGGGTGGGCACAATGA
- a CDS encoding SDR family NAD(P)-dependent oxidoreductase, which translates to MSVSRGVLVTGASRGVGAATAKAFAAAGDRVVLHCRSAVDEARAVLAQLPGDGHSVVTGDVGDPAGIPALVEESATSLGRIDVLVNNAALYVEEPVAGSRRIGHPLADTSYDEWVAAWRRTLAVNLEGAAHLTWCVARQMLDVAPADGVKRGAIVNVGSRGAYRGEPDVPAYGAAKAGLHALGQSLAVSLAPHDITVTSIAPGFIATDMTEQLLAGPGGDAIRAQSPYGRVATAEEVADAIVWLASPAATWSSGAVLDFNGASYLR; encoded by the coding sequence GTGAGTGTGTCCAGAGGAGTGCTCGTCACCGGGGCGTCGCGAGGAGTCGGGGCGGCCACGGCGAAGGCTTTCGCGGCGGCCGGAGACCGGGTCGTGCTGCATTGCCGCAGCGCTGTCGACGAGGCCCGCGCAGTACTGGCTCAGCTGCCTGGCGACGGTCATTCCGTCGTCACCGGTGATGTCGGCGATCCGGCCGGAATCCCTGCCCTGGTTGAAGAATCGGCCACATCGCTCGGCCGCATCGACGTCCTGGTGAACAATGCGGCCCTGTACGTCGAGGAGCCCGTCGCCGGGTCCCGCCGGATCGGGCACCCGCTCGCGGACACGTCGTACGACGAGTGGGTCGCGGCCTGGCGCAGGACGCTGGCGGTGAACCTCGAAGGGGCCGCGCACCTCACCTGGTGCGTCGCCCGGCAGATGCTCGACGTAGCGCCGGCCGATGGCGTCAAAAGGGGTGCCATCGTGAATGTCGGGTCTCGCGGCGCCTATCGCGGCGAGCCGGACGTACCGGCGTACGGAGCGGCCAAGGCGGGTCTGCACGCCCTGGGGCAGTCGCTGGCGGTGTCGTTGGCGCCACATGACATCACCGTGACGTCAATCGCGCCCGGCTTCATCGCGACCGACATGACCGAACAGTTGCTGGCGGGACCAGGCGGCGACGCGATCCGGGCGCAGAGCCCGTACGGCCGGGTCGCGACCGCCGAGGAGGTCGCCGACGCGATCGTCTGGCTCGCCTCCCCGGCCGCCACCTGGTCCAGCGGCGCCGTCCTCGACTTCAACGGCGCCTCGTACCTGCGCTAG